The genomic window ACTAAAATAACAATGAAATAAATCAACCAGTTCATTTTTCCTCCTTATTATTTTTTGTTACCCATAAATTCAAGCCTTTCACTTTTTTCACCACAACCTCTTCCCCTGCCTTTATCTCGCCATTTATAGATATGGCATACCACAATTCTCCTTCAATTAAAACTGTTCCCTTAGGATTGAGTGATGTTTTTGTTATTGCAGTTTTTCCTACCATACTTTCTGCGCCTGCTGTCTTTTTCCTCTTTCTATCTTTTATAACAATACCAATGAGAAGTATGAAGAATGCAGTAATGACAATTGAAACCCCTATAACAAGACTCAAATTTATTTTAATTTCTGGAGTGTGACTGAACAACACCAATGAACCCATAACCAGAGAAATTATCCCTCCTGCAGTAAGCAGTCCAAAACTAACAGTAAAGATCTCTGCCATAAAGAAAAGGGTAGCGAGCAAAATAAGGGCTATACCTCCCCAGTAAGCATTCAACACTCCCAGTGAGTAAAATGCCAGAAACAAACTTATACCACCTACGACTCCGGGAAAAATCACCCCCGGATGGGAAACTTCTGTGATCAGCCCTATTATGGCTAAAGTAAGCAGAACATAGACAATATTAGGATTACTTATAATCTGCAAAAAATGTTCAATGCTATTCATATCATTTTTAATTATTTTATACTGTTTTGTATCAATGATAATCTCTTTCCCATTAGATAATGTAACTTTTTTGCCATTGATAAGGGAAATAAGTTGTTTTAGATTTTTTGCTTGAATATCAATAAGATTACACCTTAATGCCTCGTCATCCCTGAAAGATTTACTTTCAGTTACAGCTAATCTGGCTTCCTTTATATTGCGACCTCTCTCCTTAGCAATAGTCTCCATCCATTTGGCAGAAAAATTCACTATCTTTTTCATGTGTTCCTTTGATATCTTTTCTCCTCCAGTAGTCACAGGATGAGCAGCGCCAATTGTGGTGCCTGGAGTCATAGCCGCAATATGAGCGGACAAGGTAATAAACGCTCCAGCTGAAGCTGCCCAGGCTGTCTTAGGATAAACATAAACTACAACTGGCACTTTTGAATTCACAATTCTTTTTACTATTTTATCCGTAGAGTTGAGAAGTCCTCCTGGGGTATTTAACTCAATAACACATAAAGAGTTATCTTTCTCTGCTTTAGTAATACCCCTTTCAATATAATCAGTTACAGCAGGAACAACAATACCCTCTACCCGAAGAACTTCAATATTGGAACTAAAAACAATAGCTCTTCCTTCAATTATTATAAAGAAGAATAAAATGAGAAAAAGAAATTCCAATCTTTTCATATCAACTAAATTATATTCCAATATTGATAAAAAATGCATTTAAAATTGGCAAAATTTAACCCCGAATTGGTAGAAAAAATTTTAAAAACAACAGAAAATCAGCAATGGTGCTATTTTGCTACCCTCTGCC from Deltaproteobacteria bacterium includes these protein-coding regions:
- a CDS encoding nodulation protein NfeD, producing MKRLEFLFLILFFFIIIEGRAIVFSSNIEVLRVEGIVVPAVTDYIERGITKAEKDNSLCVIELNTPGGLLNSTDKIVKRIVNSKVPVVVYVYPKTAWAASAGAFITLSAHIAAMTPGTTIGAAHPVTTGGEKISKEHMKKIVNFSAKWMETIAKERGRNIKEARLAVTESKSFRDDEALRCNLIDIQAKNLKQLISLINGKKVTLSNGKEIIIDTKQYKIIKNDMNSIEHFLQIISNPNIVYVLLTLAIIGLITEVSHPGVIFPGVVGGISLFLAFYSLGVLNAYWGGIALILLATLFFMAEIFTVSFGLLTAGGIISLVMGSLVLFSHTPEIKINLSLVIGVSIVITAFFILLIGIVIKDRKRKKTAGAESMVGKTAITKTSLNPKGTVLIEGELWYAISINGEIKAGEEVVVKKVKGLNLWVTKNNKEEK